In Phaseolus vulgaris cultivar G19833 chromosome 10, P. vulgaris v2.0, whole genome shotgun sequence, a single genomic region encodes these proteins:
- the LOC137817981 gene encoding BON1-associated protein 2-like → MPNLEFTLLSAEGLHLRGKPANKDVFLVVRADSIASHTTATATETNGSLSWSEAFLVEVGPHARCVTIEVKCRTGAGERDVGVARIALSDFLGGSGPDLQAMCYRLRDWDGRENGMVNFSVRVVSPTPSPPHAASDENDCESSLG, encoded by the coding sequence ATGCCAAATCTCGAGTTCACGCTTCTCTCAGCGGAAGGTCTCCACCTGAGGGGAAAACCCGCCAACAAAGATGTCTTCTTGGTGGTTCGCGCCGACTCCATTGCGAGCCACACCACGGCCACGGCGACGGAGACCAACGGGTCGCTGTCGTGGAGTGAGGCGTTCTTGGTGGAGGTGGGGCCGCACGCGAGATGCGTGACGATTGAAGTGAAGTGCAGGACGGGAGCCGGAGAGAGAGACGTTGGGGTGGCAAGAATCGCGCTTTCGGACTTTCTTGGAGGGTCGGGGCCCGATTTGCAGGCTATGTGCTACAGGTTGAGGGACTGGGATGGGAGAGAAAACGGGATGGTTAACTTCTCCGTCAGAGTGGTGTCGCCGACGCCGTCTCCGCCTCACGCCGCCTCCGATGAGAATGATTGTGAGTCATCGTTGGGTTGA